A genomic region of Trifolium pratense cultivar HEN17-A07 linkage group LG3, ARS_RC_1.1, whole genome shotgun sequence contains the following coding sequences:
- the LOC123917840 gene encoding uncharacterized protein LOC123917840 isoform X1, whose amino-acid sequence MVSHCPTKSPAGASNDNLELEEVISKGSLDFDEWVSLISDIEKIYPDNVEKICLVYNHFLSEFPLCHGYWRKYAAHVTRLCTLEKVVEVFERAVSAATYSVGMWVDYCSFGMSAFEDASDIRRLFKRAISFVGKDYLCHTLWDKYIHFEFSQQQWISLAHIYIQTLKFPTKKLHPYYDSFRKLLTSLEEGMTSLDNSPKESQSEPFDGEIPMTTCCNDDKTYCIIKDMVDSSAGLTSSIALKKYRIIGEQLYHNACELYSKISPFEANIQRYYFDVRPLDSNQLQNWHDYLDFIELQGDFDWAVKLYERCLIVCANYPDYWTRYADFMEAKGGREIANYSLDRATKVYLKSVPAMHLFNARFKEQIGDVLAARAAYIRRCNETDSDFVENVISKANMEKRLGNTDLAFSIYQEAIEIAAAEEKLHALPILYIHFSRLKYMSTNDVDAARVVLIDGIKTLPQNKLLLEELIKFSMMHGGQKHIDVMDSMIAGALSPRSDGSEGLSSEDAEDISNLYLEFVDYCGTIHDVRRALNRHIRLFPGSARIDLHQQSTKSRRALNLIKDKREEVSVAMPNQAPRDPSSNLENHIVRSNDTDTACLQIVESDDKAEDNARELHLSVSDEPRDSDPERNLSPSDLVGVKEESTKVNNFKKDCSESGISSENLLHQTASANQPSQTVQASSNENSVFPQGKCELETEELKPLSETSAPLNIRESTCPDSGLVASQVECETIQESCKSNSREVVGGYTTNRYNSSRSAQDSDYAQVHVERNRPYSSSQVECETIQESCKSNSREVVGGYTTNRYNSSRSAQDSDYAQVHVERNRAYSSSHRDHRMKRPLPPRYSRNSGGKWGPMKNDGKYRGGPKYGNRGGPKYGDRGNTHRREHQHQHLSPKQIHPADGGAQFPITPGCSQSALQVQQCDQRQDQFQVTTSTADFVAPQSWPIQNIQIQNSLSQSQLPASTTPNVLQYANAMQGNEQYGYMQNGQDYNQMWQNYYYQQQLQLQQLYIQLQQQPFQPESSQQQSQPEPLQPQQLQPLQLQQQDLQQQQQYFQQQQPQQQEHSVYLHPAQPSTQSNNNPLEDQAHAIVISQQQQLQLQQHYIQLQQQSFQPELSQQVPQHSQPELLQPQQLQQLQLQQVLPQQQEHPVYLQQVQPPTQSRSNSVEDQAQAIVTPQGQEAISSQQSGDPGLISSPALHHPQEKPTQEE is encoded by the exons ATGGTCTCGCACTGTCCCACAAAATCACCCGCCGGCG CTAGCAATGACAATCTTGAACTTGAAGAAGTTATTTCTAAGGGATCACTAGACTTTGATGAATGGGTTTCACTGATTTCAGATATTGAGAAAATATATCCT GATAATGTGGAGAAAATATGTCTAGTTTACAACCATTTCTTGTCCGAATTCCCTTTGTGTCACGGGTATTGGAGGAAGTATGCTGCACACGTGACACGGTTATGCACCTTGGAAAAGGTTGTTGAAGTGTTTGAACGAGCCGTGTCAGCTGCAACATATTCGGTTGGCATGTGGGTTGATTATTGTAGCTTTGGTATGTCTGCTTTTGAGGATGCATCTGATATTCGGAG ATTGTTCAAGAGAGCCATTTCCTTTGTTGGGAAGGACTACTTATGTCATACCTTGTGGGACAAGTATATTCATTTTGAGTTTTCCCAGCAGCAGTGGATTTCACTTGCTCACATTTATATCCAGACTCTTAAGTTTCCAACAAAAAAGTTACACCCGTATTATGATAG TTTTAGAAAGTTGCTAACCTCTTTGGAAGAGGGCATGACAAGCCTGGACAATTCTCCAAAGGAATCACAATCTGAACCATTTGATGGTGAAATTCCCATGACTACATGTTGCAATGATGACAAGACTTATTGTATTATCAAAGATATGGTGGATTCGTCCGCTGGATTGACCAGTTCAATAGCACTAAAAAAGTACAGGATCATTGGAGAACAGCTTTATCATAATGCTTGTGAGTTGTATTCGAAGATTAGTCCTTTTGAGGCAAATATTCAGAGATATTACTTTGATGTCCGGCCACTTGATTCAAATCAATTGCAGAATTGGCATGATTATCTGGATTTTATTGAACTTCAAGGGGATTTTGACTGG GCTGTGAAACTTTATGAGAGATGCTTGATTGTGTGCGCCAATTATCCGGATTACTGGACGCGTTATGCGGATTTCATGGAAGCCAAGGGAGGAAGAGAAATAGCAAATTATTCTCTAGACCGAGCAACCAAAGTTTATTTGAAG AGTGTGCCAGCAATGCATTTATTTAATGCTAGGTTTAAGGAACAAATAGGAGATGTTTTAGCAGCTCGTGCTGCATATATCCGTCGTTGTAATGAGACAGATTCAGACTTTGTGGAGAATGTTATATCAAAAGCTAATATGGAAAAACGTTTG GGAAATACGGATTTAGCTTTCAGTATATACCAAGAAGCAATTGAAATAGCTGCAGCAGAGGAAAAGCTACACGCCCTACCcattttatatattcatttcTCTCGGCTAAAATATATG AGTACAAACGATGTGGATGCTGCCAGAGTTGTCTTAATTGATGGTATCAAAACTTTGCCTCAAAACAAATTGCTTCTGGAG GAATTGATAAAGTTCTCTATGATGCATGGAGGGCAAAAACACATTGATGTAATGGATTCAATGATTGCTGGTGCATTATCTCCAAGGTCTGATGGATCTGAAGGTCTGAGTTCAGAAGATGCAGAGGATATATCAAACTTATACCTAGAG TTTGTTGACTATTGTGGAACCATACATGATGTGAGGAGGGCATTGAATCGACATATAAGATTATTTCCAGGCTCTGCGCGGATAGATTTACATCAGCAATCAACTAAAAGTAGAAGAGCACTGAATTTGATCAAGGACAAGAGAGAAGAGGTTTCTGTCGCCATGCCTAATCAAGCACCTAGAGATCCTAGTTCTAACTTGGAAAATCATATTGTTCGGTCTAATGATACAGATACGGCCTGTCTTCAAATTGTGGAATCTGATGACAAAGCAGAAGATAATGCAAGGGAATTACATCTCTCAGTTTCAGATGAGCCAAGAGACAGTGACCCTGAAAGGAATTTGTCGCCGTCAGATTTAGTTGGAGTTAAAGAGGAATCTACCAaagttaataattttaaaaaagattgTTCTGAATCTGGCATTTCATCAGAAAATTTGTTACATCAAACTGCCAGTGCAAATCAACCATCACAAACTGTGCAAGCATCCTCAAATGAGAACTCTGTTTTTCCTCAGGGGAAGTGTGAGCTTGAGACTGAAGAATTGAAGCCACTTTCTGAGACAAGTGCGCCACTGAACATCCGGGAAAGCACGTGCCCTGATTCGGGACTAGTGGCATCTCAGGTGGAGTGTGAGACAATTCAGGAAAGCTGCAAGTCAAATAGTAGAGAAGTAGTGGGTGGTTATACCACAAATCGGTACAACTCTTCAAGAAGCGCTCAAGATTCCGATTATGCTCAAGTTCACGTTGAGAGAAACAGGCCGTATTCATCATCTCAGGTGGAGTGTGAGACAATTCAAGAAAGCTGCAAGTCAAATAGTAGAGAAGTAGTGGGTGGTTATACCACAAATCGGTACAACTCTTCAAGAAGCGCTCAAGATTCTGATTATGCTCAAGTTCACGTTGAGAGAAACAGGGCGTATTCATCATCTCATCGAGACCATAGAATGAAACGACCACTACCACCCCGGTATTCTAGAAATAGTGGTGGAAAATGGGGTCCAATGAAAAATGATGGTAAATATCGTGGAGGGCCCAAATATGGCAATCGCGGGGGTCCCAAATATGGTGATCGTGGGAATACACATAGAAGAGAGCACCAGCACCAACATTTATCTCCAAAACAAATTCATCCAGCTGATGGGGGAGCACAATTTCCCATAACTCCTGGGTGTTCTCAATCTGCATTGCAAGTACAGCAATGCGATCAACGTCAAGACCAATTTCAAGTCACTACTTCGACTGCTGATTTTGTGGCACCTCAAAGTTGGCCTATACAAAACATTCAGATACAAAACTCTTTGTCTCAGTCCCAATTACCAGCTAGTACCACACCAAACGTATTACAATATGCAAATGCAATGCAAGGCAATGAGCAATATGGATATATGCAGAATGGCCAAGACTATAATCAGATGTGGCAAAACTATTACTACCAGCAGCAGTTGCAACTACAACAGCTTTATATTCAATTGCAACAACAACCATTTCAACCGGAATCGTCACAACAACAAAGTCAGCCAGAACCTCTTCAACCACAACAGTTGCAACCATTGCAATTACAACAGCAGGAtctgcagcagcagcagcaataCTTTCAACAGCAGCAACCACAGCAGCAAGAGCATTCTGTGTACCTTCATCCGGCACAGCCGTCGACACAG AGCAACAATAATCCCCTAGAAGACCAAGCACATGCAATAGTGATATCGCAG CAGCAGCAGTTGCAACTACAACAGCATTATATTCAATTGCAGCAACAATCATTCCAACCGGAGTTGTCACAACAAGTTCCACAACATAGTCAGCCAGAACTTCTTCAACCACAACAGCTGCAACAATTGCAATTACAACAGGTTCTGCCGCAGCAGCAAGAGCATCCTGTTTACCTTCAGCAGGTACAGCCGCCAACACAG AGCAGAAGCAATTCTGTAGAAGACCAAGCACAGGCAATAGTGACACCGCAG GGCCAAGAAGCAATATCATCACAACAATCAGGCGACCCTGGGTTGATTTCTTCTCCTGCTCTGCACCATCCCCAAGAGAAACCTACCCAAGAAGAGTGA
- the LOC123917840 gene encoding uncharacterized protein LOC123917840 isoform X2: protein MVSHCPTKSPAGASNDNLELEEVISKGSLDFDEWVSLISDIEKIYPDNVEKICLVYNHFLSEFPLCHGYWRKYAAHVTRLCTLEKVVEVFERAVSAATYSVGMWVDYCSFGMSAFEDASDIRRLFKRAISFVGKDYLCHTLWDKYIHFEFSQQQWISLAHIYIQTLKFPTKKLHPYYDSFRKLLTSLEEGMTSLDNSPKESQSEPFDGEIPMTTCCNDDKTYCIIKDMVDSSAGLTSSIALKKYRIIGEQLYHNACELYSKISPFEANIQRYYFDVRPLDSNQLQNWHDYLDFIELQGDFDWAVKLYERCLIVCANYPDYWTRYADFMEAKGGREIANYSLDRATKVYLKSVPAMHLFNARFKEQIGDVLAARAAYIRRCNETDSDFVENVISKANMEKRLGNTDLAFSIYQEAIEIAAAEEKLHALPILYIHFSRLKYMSTNDVDAARVVLIDGIKTLPQNKLLLEELIKFSMMHGGQKHIDVMDSMIAGALSPRSDGSEGLSSEDAEDISNLYLEFVDYCGTIHDVRRALNRHIRLFPGSARIDLHQQSTKSRRALNLIKDKREEVSVAMPNQAPRDPSSNLENHIVRSNDTDTACLQIVESDDKAEDNARELHLSVSDEPRDSDPERNLSPSDLVGVKEESTKVNNFKKDCSESGISSENLLHQTASANQPSQTVQASSNENSVFPQGKCELETEELKPLSETSAPLNIRESTCPDSGLVASQVECETIQESCKSNSREVVGGYTTNRYNSSRSAQDSDYAQVHVERNRPYSSSQVECETIQESCKSNSREVVGGYTTNRYNSSRSAQDSDYAQVHVERNRAYSSSHRDHRMKRPLPPRYSRNSGGKWGPMKNDGKYRGGPKYGNRGGPKYGDRGNTHRREHQHQHLSPKQIHPADGGAQFPITPGCSQSALQVQQCDQRQDQFQVTTSTADFVAPQSWPIQNIQIQNSLSQSQLPASTTPNVLQYANAMQGNEQYGYMQNGQDYNQMWQNYYYQQQLQLQQLYIQLQQQPFQPESSQQQSQPEPLQPQQLQPLQLQQQDLQQQQQYFQQQQPQQQEHSVYLHPAQPSTQSNNNPLEDQAHAIVISQQQLQLQQHYIQLQQQSFQPELSQQVPQHSQPELLQPQQLQQLQLQQVLPQQQEHPVYLQQVQPPTQSRSNSVEDQAQAIVTPQGQEAISSQQSGDPGLISSPALHHPQEKPTQEE, encoded by the exons ATGGTCTCGCACTGTCCCACAAAATCACCCGCCGGCG CTAGCAATGACAATCTTGAACTTGAAGAAGTTATTTCTAAGGGATCACTAGACTTTGATGAATGGGTTTCACTGATTTCAGATATTGAGAAAATATATCCT GATAATGTGGAGAAAATATGTCTAGTTTACAACCATTTCTTGTCCGAATTCCCTTTGTGTCACGGGTATTGGAGGAAGTATGCTGCACACGTGACACGGTTATGCACCTTGGAAAAGGTTGTTGAAGTGTTTGAACGAGCCGTGTCAGCTGCAACATATTCGGTTGGCATGTGGGTTGATTATTGTAGCTTTGGTATGTCTGCTTTTGAGGATGCATCTGATATTCGGAG ATTGTTCAAGAGAGCCATTTCCTTTGTTGGGAAGGACTACTTATGTCATACCTTGTGGGACAAGTATATTCATTTTGAGTTTTCCCAGCAGCAGTGGATTTCACTTGCTCACATTTATATCCAGACTCTTAAGTTTCCAACAAAAAAGTTACACCCGTATTATGATAG TTTTAGAAAGTTGCTAACCTCTTTGGAAGAGGGCATGACAAGCCTGGACAATTCTCCAAAGGAATCACAATCTGAACCATTTGATGGTGAAATTCCCATGACTACATGTTGCAATGATGACAAGACTTATTGTATTATCAAAGATATGGTGGATTCGTCCGCTGGATTGACCAGTTCAATAGCACTAAAAAAGTACAGGATCATTGGAGAACAGCTTTATCATAATGCTTGTGAGTTGTATTCGAAGATTAGTCCTTTTGAGGCAAATATTCAGAGATATTACTTTGATGTCCGGCCACTTGATTCAAATCAATTGCAGAATTGGCATGATTATCTGGATTTTATTGAACTTCAAGGGGATTTTGACTGG GCTGTGAAACTTTATGAGAGATGCTTGATTGTGTGCGCCAATTATCCGGATTACTGGACGCGTTATGCGGATTTCATGGAAGCCAAGGGAGGAAGAGAAATAGCAAATTATTCTCTAGACCGAGCAACCAAAGTTTATTTGAAG AGTGTGCCAGCAATGCATTTATTTAATGCTAGGTTTAAGGAACAAATAGGAGATGTTTTAGCAGCTCGTGCTGCATATATCCGTCGTTGTAATGAGACAGATTCAGACTTTGTGGAGAATGTTATATCAAAAGCTAATATGGAAAAACGTTTG GGAAATACGGATTTAGCTTTCAGTATATACCAAGAAGCAATTGAAATAGCTGCAGCAGAGGAAAAGCTACACGCCCTACCcattttatatattcatttcTCTCGGCTAAAATATATG AGTACAAACGATGTGGATGCTGCCAGAGTTGTCTTAATTGATGGTATCAAAACTTTGCCTCAAAACAAATTGCTTCTGGAG GAATTGATAAAGTTCTCTATGATGCATGGAGGGCAAAAACACATTGATGTAATGGATTCAATGATTGCTGGTGCATTATCTCCAAGGTCTGATGGATCTGAAGGTCTGAGTTCAGAAGATGCAGAGGATATATCAAACTTATACCTAGAG TTTGTTGACTATTGTGGAACCATACATGATGTGAGGAGGGCATTGAATCGACATATAAGATTATTTCCAGGCTCTGCGCGGATAGATTTACATCAGCAATCAACTAAAAGTAGAAGAGCACTGAATTTGATCAAGGACAAGAGAGAAGAGGTTTCTGTCGCCATGCCTAATCAAGCACCTAGAGATCCTAGTTCTAACTTGGAAAATCATATTGTTCGGTCTAATGATACAGATACGGCCTGTCTTCAAATTGTGGAATCTGATGACAAAGCAGAAGATAATGCAAGGGAATTACATCTCTCAGTTTCAGATGAGCCAAGAGACAGTGACCCTGAAAGGAATTTGTCGCCGTCAGATTTAGTTGGAGTTAAAGAGGAATCTACCAaagttaataattttaaaaaagattgTTCTGAATCTGGCATTTCATCAGAAAATTTGTTACATCAAACTGCCAGTGCAAATCAACCATCACAAACTGTGCAAGCATCCTCAAATGAGAACTCTGTTTTTCCTCAGGGGAAGTGTGAGCTTGAGACTGAAGAATTGAAGCCACTTTCTGAGACAAGTGCGCCACTGAACATCCGGGAAAGCACGTGCCCTGATTCGGGACTAGTGGCATCTCAGGTGGAGTGTGAGACAATTCAGGAAAGCTGCAAGTCAAATAGTAGAGAAGTAGTGGGTGGTTATACCACAAATCGGTACAACTCTTCAAGAAGCGCTCAAGATTCCGATTATGCTCAAGTTCACGTTGAGAGAAACAGGCCGTATTCATCATCTCAGGTGGAGTGTGAGACAATTCAAGAAAGCTGCAAGTCAAATAGTAGAGAAGTAGTGGGTGGTTATACCACAAATCGGTACAACTCTTCAAGAAGCGCTCAAGATTCTGATTATGCTCAAGTTCACGTTGAGAGAAACAGGGCGTATTCATCATCTCATCGAGACCATAGAATGAAACGACCACTACCACCCCGGTATTCTAGAAATAGTGGTGGAAAATGGGGTCCAATGAAAAATGATGGTAAATATCGTGGAGGGCCCAAATATGGCAATCGCGGGGGTCCCAAATATGGTGATCGTGGGAATACACATAGAAGAGAGCACCAGCACCAACATTTATCTCCAAAACAAATTCATCCAGCTGATGGGGGAGCACAATTTCCCATAACTCCTGGGTGTTCTCAATCTGCATTGCAAGTACAGCAATGCGATCAACGTCAAGACCAATTTCAAGTCACTACTTCGACTGCTGATTTTGTGGCACCTCAAAGTTGGCCTATACAAAACATTCAGATACAAAACTCTTTGTCTCAGTCCCAATTACCAGCTAGTACCACACCAAACGTATTACAATATGCAAATGCAATGCAAGGCAATGAGCAATATGGATATATGCAGAATGGCCAAGACTATAATCAGATGTGGCAAAACTATTACTACCAGCAGCAGTTGCAACTACAACAGCTTTATATTCAATTGCAACAACAACCATTTCAACCGGAATCGTCACAACAACAAAGTCAGCCAGAACCTCTTCAACCACAACAGTTGCAACCATTGCAATTACAACAGCAGGAtctgcagcagcagcagcaataCTTTCAACAGCAGCAACCACAGCAGCAAGAGCATTCTGTGTACCTTCATCCGGCACAGCCGTCGACACAG AGCAACAATAATCCCCTAGAAGACCAAGCACATGCAATAGTGATATCGCAG CAGCAGTTGCAACTACAACAGCATTATATTCAATTGCAGCAACAATCATTCCAACCGGAGTTGTCACAACAAGTTCCACAACATAGTCAGCCAGAACTTCTTCAACCACAACAGCTGCAACAATTGCAATTACAACAGGTTCTGCCGCAGCAGCAAGAGCATCCTGTTTACCTTCAGCAGGTACAGCCGCCAACACAG AGCAGAAGCAATTCTGTAGAAGACCAAGCACAGGCAATAGTGACACCGCAG GGCCAAGAAGCAATATCATCACAACAATCAGGCGACCCTGGGTTGATTTCTTCTCCTGCTCTGCACCATCCCCAAGAGAAACCTACCCAAGAAGAGTGA
- the LOC123917840 gene encoding uncharacterized protein LOC123917840 isoform X4 — protein sequence MVSHCPTKSPAGASNDNLELEEVISKGSLDFDEWVSLISDIEKIYPDNVEKICLVYNHFLSEFPLCHGYWRKYAAHVTRLCTLEKVVEVFERAVSAATYSVGMWVDYCSFGMSAFEDASDIRRLFKRAISFVGKDYLCHTLWDKYIHFEFSQQQWISLAHIYIQTLKFPTKKLHPYYDSFRKLLTSLEEGMTSLDNSPKESQSEPFDGEIPMTTCCNDDKTYCIIKDMVDSSAGLTSSIALKKYRIIGEQLYHNACELYSKISPFEANIQRYYFDVRPLDSNQLQNWHDYLDFIELQGDFDWAVKLYERCLIVCANYPDYWTRYADFMEAKGGREIANYSLDRATKVYLKSVPAMHLFNARFKEQIGDVLAARAAYIRRCNETDSDFVENVISKANMEKRLGNTDLAFSIYQEAIEIAAAEEKLHALPILYIHFSRLKYMSTNDVDAARVVLIDGIKTLPQNKLLLEELIKFSMMHGGQKHIDVMDSMIAGALSPRSDGSEGLSSEDAEDISNLYLEFVDYCGTIHDVRRALNRHIRLFPGSARIDLHQQSTKSRRALNLIKDKREEVSVAMPNQAPRDPSSNLENHIVRSNDTDTACLQIVESDDKAEDNARELHLSVSDEPRDSDPERNLSPSDLVGVKEESTKVNNFKKDCSESGISSENLLHQTASANQPSQTVQASSNENSVFPQGKCELETEELKPLSETSAPLNIRESTCPDSGLVASQVECETIQESCKSNSREVVGGYTTNRYNSSRSAQDSDYAQVHVERNRPYSSSQVECETIQESCKSNSREVVGGYTTNRYNSSRSAQDSDYAQVHVERNRAYSSSHRDHRMKRPLPPRYSRNSGGKWGPMKNDGKYRGGPKYGNRGGPKYGDRGNTHRREHQHQHLSPKQIHPADGGAQFPITPGCSQSALQVQQCDQRQDQFQVTTSTADFVAPQSWPIQNIQIQNSLSQSQLPASTTPNVLQYANAMQGNEQYGYMQNGQDYNQMWQNYYYQQQLQLQQLYIQLQQQPFQPESSQQQSQPEPLQPQQLQPLQLQQQDLQQQQQYFQQQQPQQQEHSVYLHPAQPSTQSNNNPLEDQAHAIVISQQQQLQLQQHYIQLQQQSFQPELSQQVPQHSQPELLQPQQLQQLQLQQVLPQQQEHPVYLQQSRSNSVEDQAQAIVTPQGQEAISSQQSGDPGLISSPALHHPQEKPTQEE from the exons ATGGTCTCGCACTGTCCCACAAAATCACCCGCCGGCG CTAGCAATGACAATCTTGAACTTGAAGAAGTTATTTCTAAGGGATCACTAGACTTTGATGAATGGGTTTCACTGATTTCAGATATTGAGAAAATATATCCT GATAATGTGGAGAAAATATGTCTAGTTTACAACCATTTCTTGTCCGAATTCCCTTTGTGTCACGGGTATTGGAGGAAGTATGCTGCACACGTGACACGGTTATGCACCTTGGAAAAGGTTGTTGAAGTGTTTGAACGAGCCGTGTCAGCTGCAACATATTCGGTTGGCATGTGGGTTGATTATTGTAGCTTTGGTATGTCTGCTTTTGAGGATGCATCTGATATTCGGAG ATTGTTCAAGAGAGCCATTTCCTTTGTTGGGAAGGACTACTTATGTCATACCTTGTGGGACAAGTATATTCATTTTGAGTTTTCCCAGCAGCAGTGGATTTCACTTGCTCACATTTATATCCAGACTCTTAAGTTTCCAACAAAAAAGTTACACCCGTATTATGATAG TTTTAGAAAGTTGCTAACCTCTTTGGAAGAGGGCATGACAAGCCTGGACAATTCTCCAAAGGAATCACAATCTGAACCATTTGATGGTGAAATTCCCATGACTACATGTTGCAATGATGACAAGACTTATTGTATTATCAAAGATATGGTGGATTCGTCCGCTGGATTGACCAGTTCAATAGCACTAAAAAAGTACAGGATCATTGGAGAACAGCTTTATCATAATGCTTGTGAGTTGTATTCGAAGATTAGTCCTTTTGAGGCAAATATTCAGAGATATTACTTTGATGTCCGGCCACTTGATTCAAATCAATTGCAGAATTGGCATGATTATCTGGATTTTATTGAACTTCAAGGGGATTTTGACTGG GCTGTGAAACTTTATGAGAGATGCTTGATTGTGTGCGCCAATTATCCGGATTACTGGACGCGTTATGCGGATTTCATGGAAGCCAAGGGAGGAAGAGAAATAGCAAATTATTCTCTAGACCGAGCAACCAAAGTTTATTTGAAG AGTGTGCCAGCAATGCATTTATTTAATGCTAGGTTTAAGGAACAAATAGGAGATGTTTTAGCAGCTCGTGCTGCATATATCCGTCGTTGTAATGAGACAGATTCAGACTTTGTGGAGAATGTTATATCAAAAGCTAATATGGAAAAACGTTTG GGAAATACGGATTTAGCTTTCAGTATATACCAAGAAGCAATTGAAATAGCTGCAGCAGAGGAAAAGCTACACGCCCTACCcattttatatattcatttcTCTCGGCTAAAATATATG AGTACAAACGATGTGGATGCTGCCAGAGTTGTCTTAATTGATGGTATCAAAACTTTGCCTCAAAACAAATTGCTTCTGGAG GAATTGATAAAGTTCTCTATGATGCATGGAGGGCAAAAACACATTGATGTAATGGATTCAATGATTGCTGGTGCATTATCTCCAAGGTCTGATGGATCTGAAGGTCTGAGTTCAGAAGATGCAGAGGATATATCAAACTTATACCTAGAG TTTGTTGACTATTGTGGAACCATACATGATGTGAGGAGGGCATTGAATCGACATATAAGATTATTTCCAGGCTCTGCGCGGATAGATTTACATCAGCAATCAACTAAAAGTAGAAGAGCACTGAATTTGATCAAGGACAAGAGAGAAGAGGTTTCTGTCGCCATGCCTAATCAAGCACCTAGAGATCCTAGTTCTAACTTGGAAAATCATATTGTTCGGTCTAATGATACAGATACGGCCTGTCTTCAAATTGTGGAATCTGATGACAAAGCAGAAGATAATGCAAGGGAATTACATCTCTCAGTTTCAGATGAGCCAAGAGACAGTGACCCTGAAAGGAATTTGTCGCCGTCAGATTTAGTTGGAGTTAAAGAGGAATCTACCAaagttaataattttaaaaaagattgTTCTGAATCTGGCATTTCATCAGAAAATTTGTTACATCAAACTGCCAGTGCAAATCAACCATCACAAACTGTGCAAGCATCCTCAAATGAGAACTCTGTTTTTCCTCAGGGGAAGTGTGAGCTTGAGACTGAAGAATTGAAGCCACTTTCTGAGACAAGTGCGCCACTGAACATCCGGGAAAGCACGTGCCCTGATTCGGGACTAGTGGCATCTCAGGTGGAGTGTGAGACAATTCAGGAAAGCTGCAAGTCAAATAGTAGAGAAGTAGTGGGTGGTTATACCACAAATCGGTACAACTCTTCAAGAAGCGCTCAAGATTCCGATTATGCTCAAGTTCACGTTGAGAGAAACAGGCCGTATTCATCATCTCAGGTGGAGTGTGAGACAATTCAAGAAAGCTGCAAGTCAAATAGTAGAGAAGTAGTGGGTGGTTATACCACAAATCGGTACAACTCTTCAAGAAGCGCTCAAGATTCTGATTATGCTCAAGTTCACGTTGAGAGAAACAGGGCGTATTCATCATCTCATCGAGACCATAGAATGAAACGACCACTACCACCCCGGTATTCTAGAAATAGTGGTGGAAAATGGGGTCCAATGAAAAATGATGGTAAATATCGTGGAGGGCCCAAATATGGCAATCGCGGGGGTCCCAAATATGGTGATCGTGGGAATACACATAGAAGAGAGCACCAGCACCAACATTTATCTCCAAAACAAATTCATCCAGCTGATGGGGGAGCACAATTTCCCATAACTCCTGGGTGTTCTCAATCTGCATTGCAAGTACAGCAATGCGATCAACGTCAAGACCAATTTCAAGTCACTACTTCGACTGCTGATTTTGTGGCACCTCAAAGTTGGCCTATACAAAACATTCAGATACAAAACTCTTTGTCTCAGTCCCAATTACCAGCTAGTACCACACCAAACGTATTACAATATGCAAATGCAATGCAAGGCAATGAGCAATATGGATATATGCAGAATGGCCAAGACTATAATCAGATGTGGCAAAACTATTACTACCAGCAGCAGTTGCAACTACAACAGCTTTATATTCAATTGCAACAACAACCATTTCAACCGGAATCGTCACAACAACAAAGTCAGCCAGAACCTCTTCAACCACAACAGTTGCAACCATTGCAATTACAACAGCAGGAtctgcagcagcagcagcaataCTTTCAACAGCAGCAACCACAGCAGCAAGAGCATTCTGTGTACCTTCATCCGGCACAGCCGTCGACACAG AGCAACAATAATCCCCTAGAAGACCAAGCACATGCAATAGTGATATCGCAG CAGCAGCAGTTGCAACTACAACAGCATTATATTCAATTGCAGCAACAATCATTCCAACCGGAGTTGTCACAACAAGTTCCACAACATAGTCAGCCAGAACTTCTTCAACCACAACAGCTGCAACAATTGCAATTACAACAGGTTCTGCCGCAGCAGCAAGAGCATCCTGTTTACCTTCAGCAG AGCAGAAGCAATTCTGTAGAAGACCAAGCACAGGCAATAGTGACACCGCAG GGCCAAGAAGCAATATCATCACAACAATCAGGCGACCCTGGGTTGATTTCTTCTCCTGCTCTGCACCATCCCCAAGAGAAACCTACCCAAGAAGAGTGA